The DNA window GAGTTTGTAACACCCGAAGTCGGTGGGGTAACCCTTACGGGAGCCAGCCGCCGAAGGTGGGACAGATGATTGGGGTGAAGTCGTAACAAGGTAGCCGTATCGGAAGGTGCGGCTGGATCACCTCCTTTCTAAGGATATATTACGGAATACAGATTTTTATCTGTATCTTAACGTTTTGCAGTTCAGTTTTGAATGTTCATTTTTATGAGCATTTGAAAACTTGTTCTTTGAAAACTGGATAAAACGACATTGAAAGAAACAAATTCAAGAAATTCAATTTGTAATCACTTCGGTGATTATATGTTGTGTAGTACTTTTAACTACTAATTTTGAATGGACTCCAAGTAATTGGAAGCCATATTAGGTTAAGTTAATAAGGGCGCACGGTGAATGCCTTGGCACTAGGAGCCGAAGAAGGACGGCACTAACACCGATATGCTTCGGGGAGCTGTAAGTGAGCTTTGATCCGGAGATTTCCGAATGGGGAAACCCACTGTTCGTAATGGAGCAGTACATTTACGTGAATACATAGCGTATCTGTGGCACACCCAGGGAACTGAAACATCTAAGTACCTGGAGGAAGAGAAAGAAAAATCGATTCCCTGAGTAGCGGCGAGCGAAACGGGAATAGCCCAAACCAAGAGGCTTGCCTCTTGGGGTTGTAGGACACTCTACATAGAGTTACAAAGGAATGAGCTAGACGAAGCGATCTGGAAAGGTCCGCAGGATAGGGTAAAAGCCCCGTAGTCAAAAGTTCATTCTCTCTTGAGTGTATCCTGAGTACGGCGGAACACGTGAAATTCCGTCGGAATCTGGGAGGACCATCTCCCAAGGCTAAATACTACCTAGTGACCGATAGTGAACCAGTACCGTGAGGGAAAGGTGAAAAGCACCCCGGAAGGGGAGTGAAATAGATCCTGAAACCGTGTGCCTACAAGTAGTTAGAGCCCGTTAATGGGTGATAGCGTGCCTTTTGTAGAATGAACCGGCGAGTTACGATTACATGCAAGGTTAAGTTGAGAAGACGGAGCCGCAGCGAAAGCGAGTCTGAATAGGGCGAATGAGTATGTGGTCGTAGACCCGAAACCAGGTGATCTACCCATGTCCAGGATGAAGGTAAGGTAACACTTACTGGAGGTCCGAACCCACGCACGTTGAAAAGTGCGGGGATGAGGTGTGGGTAGCGGAGAAATTCCAATCGAACCTGGAGATAGCTGGTTCTCTCCGAAATAGCTTTAGGGCTAGCCTCAAACGTTAAGAATCTTGGAGGTAGAGCACTGTTTGGACTAGGGGCCCATCCCGGGTTACCGAATTCAGACAAACTCCGAATGCCAATGATTTATGTTTGGGAGTCAGACTGCGAGTGATAAGATCCGTAGTCAAGAGGGAAACAGCCCAGACCACCAGCTAAGGTCCCAAAGTATTTGTTAAGTGGAAAAGGATGTGGCGTTGCTTAGACAACCAGGATGTTGGCTTAGAAGCAGCCATCATTTAAAGAGTGCGTAATAGCTCACTGGTCGAGTGACGCTGCGCCGAAAATGTATCGGGGCTAAACAAATCACCGAAGCTGTGGATTGATACCTTTGGTATCAGTGGTAGGAGAGCGTTCTAAGGGCGTTGAAGTCAGACCGGAAGGACTGGTGGAGCGCTTAGAAGTGAGAATGCCGGTATGAGTAGCGAAAGACGGGTGAGAATCCCGTCCACCGTATGACTAAGGTTTCCTGAGGAAGGCTCGTCCGCTCAGGGTTAGTCGGGACCTAAGTCGAGGCCGATAGGCGTAGACGATGGACAACAGGTTGATATTCCTGTACCACCAAACCACCGTTTGAGTAATGGGGGGACGCAGAAGGATAGGGTAAGCGTGCTGTTGGTTATGCACGTCCAAGCAGTAAGGTGTGAATGTAGGAAAATCCGCATTCTATAACATTGAGCTGTGATGGCGAGGACTTAGTCCGAAGTTCCTGATTTCACACTGCCAAGAAAAGCCTCTAGCGAGGTGATAGGTGCCCGTACCGCAAACCGACACAGGTAGTCGAGGAGAGAATCCTAAGGTGAGCGAGAGAACTCTCGTTAAGGAACTCGGCAAAATGACCCCGTAACTTCGGGAGAAGGGGTGCTCTTTTGGGTGAATAGCCTAGAAGAGCCGCAGTGAATAGGCCCAGGCGACTGTTTAGCAAAAACACAGGTCTCTGCAAAACCGTAAGGTGAAGTATAGGGGCTGACGCCTGCCCGGTGCTGGAAGGTTAAGAGGAGTGCTTAGCGCAAGCGAAGGTGCGAATTGAAGCCCCAGTAAACGGCGGCCGTAACTATAACGGTCCTAAGGTAGCGAAATTCCTTGTCGGGTAAGTTCCGACCCGCACGAAAGGCGTAACGATCTGGGCACTGTCTCAACGAGAGACTCGGTGAAATTATAGTACCTGTGAAGATGCAGGTTACCCGCGACAGGACGGAAAGACCCCGTGGAGCTTTACTATAGCTTGATATTGAATTTTGGTGCAACTTGTACAGGATAGGCAGGAGCCTTAGAGCCCGGAGCGCCAGCTTCGGAGGAGGCGTCGGTGGGATACTGCCCTGGTTGTATTGAAATTCTAACCCATACCCGTAACCCGGGTAGGAGACAGTGTCAGGCGGGTAGTTTGACTGGGGCGGTCGCCTCCTAAAGTGTAACGGAGGCGCCCAAAGGTTCCCTCAGAATGGTTGGAAATCATTCGAAGAGTGTAAAGGCAGAAGGGAGCTTGACTGCGAGACCTACAAGTCGAGCAGGGTCGAAAGACGGGCTTAGTGATCCGGTGGTTCCGCATGGAAGGGCCATCGCTCAACGGATAAAAGCTACCCCGGGGATAACAGGCTTATCTCCCCCAAGAGTCCACATCGACGGGGAGGTTTGGCACCTCGATGTCGGCTCATCGCATCCTGGGGCTGTAGTCGGTCCCAAGGGTTGGGCTGTTCGCCCATTAAAGCGGTACGCGAGCTGGGTTCAGAACGTCGTGAGACAGTTCGGTCCCTATCCGTCGTGGGCGTAGGAAATTTGAGAGGAGCTGTCCTTAGTACGAGAGGACCGGGATGGACACACCGCTGGTGTACCAGTTGTTCTGCCAAGAGCATCGCTGGGTAGCTATGTGTGGACGGGATAAGTGCTGAAAGCATCTAAGCACGAAGCCCCCCTCAAGATGAGATTTCCCATTACGCAAGTAAGTAAGATCCCTCAAAGACGATGAGGTAGATAGGTTCGGGGTGGAAGCGTGGCGACACGTGCAGCTGACGAATACTAATCGATCGAGGACTTAACCAAAATAGAATTTGAAGAATTCAATGTCTTTTATCCAGTTTTGAGTGAACAACTCAAGGTCTAGTGATGATGGCGAAGAGGTCACACCCGTTCCCATACCGAACACGGAAGTTAAGCTCTTCAGCGCCGATGGTAGTTGGGGGTTTCCCCCTGCAAGAGTAGGACGTCGCTGGGCACTAAGAAGTCGTTACCGAGTAATCGGTAGCGGCTTTTTTTGTTTAGTTGCAGGTGAAGTGATCTCGGTTAAACATGATTTGGTCTCGTCTTCCTTCCAATTAGTAGCTGTTACGAAAGTTTGAAGATGTTGTAAATGAGCTACTACACAGAAAGTATATTACTTATAAGGTTGTCTACTACGAATTAAGCCGGAAGGTGAAAAGTTATTCTTTGCTAATTACATGCGTAACGGGAAGTGCAGTCTAATGTTGACAACATAGGTGAACTTGAAAGCAGAGGACGAAGTCTTCGAGGATATAACGTTAGCAAATGTTATAGTAGATTATGTATTGAATTATCCTACAGCTGAAAGAAAAGATGTCTAGAGTGACCTTTTCATACTTGATATAAGAAATTATAAGGTTCTACTAGTAGTATCTCGCTTAATAAATTCCCCTATATACTGTGTCAGTTAGGGTCTTGAAAGTATTTTAAAGTTATTGTAAAAAAAGCTTGCTAATGCATTCAAAGGGTGGTATATTAATAAAGTTCTCTTTTTAATTAATGACTTTCCTAGAAAAAACAAATTAAAAAAGTTATTGACATTAATAACGGAATTTGTTATGATATAAAAGTCGTCAAAACGAGACAACAACATGAACATTGAAAACTGAACATGCAAAACGTTAAGACATATAGCTTGAAAGACTAACTTCGGTTAGTTTGATAGCAACAATTTTTGACATCATTTAATGATGATGCCAGCAAAACAAATGAGCTTTTTAAGTTCTCTATTATGGAGAGTTTGATCCTGGCTCAGGACGAACGCTGGCGGCATGCCTAATACATGCAAGTCGAGCGAATGACGAAGAAGCTTGCTTCTTCTGATTTAGCGGCGGACGGGTGAGTAACACGTGGGCAACCTGCCCTGTAGATTGGGATAACTCCGGGAAACCGGGGCTAATACCAAATAATCCATTTCCTCACATGTGGAAATGTTAAAAGACGGTTTCGGCTGTCACTACAGGATGGGCCCGCGGCGCATTAGCTAGTTGGTAGGGTAACGGCCTACCAAGGCGACGATGCGTAGCCGACCTGAGAGGGTGATCGGCCACACTGGGACTGAGACACGGCCCAGACTCCTACGGGAGGCAGCAGTAGGGAATCTTCCACAATGGACGAAAGTCTGATGGAGCAATGCCGCGTGAGTGAAGAAGGTTTTCGGATCGTAAAACTCTGTTGTAAGGGAAGAACAAGTACGAGAGTAACTGCTCGTACCTTGACGGTACCTTATTAGAAAGCCACGGCTAACTACGTGCCAGCAGCCGCGGTAATACGTAGGTGGCAAGCGTTGTCCGGAATTATTGGGCGTAAAGCGCGCGCAGGCGGTCCTTTAAGTCTGATGTGAAATCCCACGGCTCAACCGTGGAAGGTCATTGGAAACTGGGGGACTTGAGTACAGAAGAGGAAAGCGGAATTCCAAGTGTAGCGGTGAAATGCGTAGAGATTTGGAGGAACACCAGTGGCGAAGGCGGCTTTCTGGTCTGTAACTGACGCTGAGGCGCGAAAGCGTGGGGAGCAAACAGGATTAGATACCCTGGTAGTCCACGCCGTAAACGATGAGTGCTAAGTGTTAGGGGGTTTCCGCCCCTTAGTGCTGCAGCTAACGCATTAAGCACTCCGCCTGGGGAGTACGGTCGCAAGACTGAAACTCAAAGGAATTGACGGGGGCCCGCACAAGCGGTGGAGCATGTGGTTTAATTCGAAGCAACGCGAAGAACCTTACCAGGTCTTGACATCCCGCTGACCGTTCTAGAGATAGATCTTTCCCTTCGGGGACAGCGGTGACAGGTGGTGCATGGTTGTCGTCAGCTCGTGTCGTGAGATGTTGGGTTAAGTCCCGCAACGAGCGCAACCCTTGATCTTAGTTGCCAGCATTCAGTTGGGCACTCTAAGGTGACTGCCGGTGATAAACCGGAGGAAGGTGGGGATGACGTCAAATCATCATGCCCCTTATGACCTGGGCTACACACGTGCTACAATGGACGGTACAGAGGGTCGCAACCCCGCGAGGGTGAGCTAATCCCATAAAACCGTTCTCAGTTCGGATTGTAGGCTGCAACTCGCCTACATGAAGCCGGAATCGCTAGTAATCGTGGATCAGCATGCCACGGTGAATACGTTCCCGGGCCTTGTACACACCGCCCGTCACACCACGAGAGTTTGTAACACCCGAAGTCGGTGGGGTAACCCTTACGGGAGCCAGCCGCCGAAGGTGGGACAGATGATTGGGGTGAAGTCGTAACAAGGTAGCCGTATCGGAAGGTGCGGCTGGATCACCTCCTTTCTAAGGATATATTACGGAATACAGATTTTTATCTGTATCTTAACGTTTTGCAGTTCAGTTTTGAATGTTCATTTTTATGAGCATTTGAAAACTTGTTCTTTGAAAACTGGATAAAACGACATTGAAAGAAACAAATTCAAGAAATTCAATTTGTAATCACTTCGGTGATTATAGATTGTGTAGTACTTTTAACTACTAATTTTGAATGGACTCCAAGTAATTGGAAGCCATATTAGGTTAAGTTAATAAGGGCGCACGGTGAATGCCTTGGCACTAGGAGCCGAAGAAGGACGGCACTAACACCGATATGCTTCGGGGAGCTGTAAGTGAGCTTTGATCCGGAGATTTCCGAATGGGGAAACCCACTGTTCGTAATGGAGCAGTACATTTACGTGAATACATAGCGTATCTGTGGCACACCCAGGGAACTGAAACATCTAAGTACCTGGAGGAAGAGAAAGAAAAATCGATTCCCTGAGTAGCGGCGAGCGAAACGGGAATAGCCCAAACCAAGAGGCTTGCCTCTTGGGGTTGTAGGACACTCTACATAGAGTTACAAAGGAATGAGCTAGACGAAGCGATCTGGAAAGGTCCGCAGGATAGGGTAAAAGCCCCGTAGTCAAAAGTTCATTCTCTCTTGAGTGTATCCTGAGTACGGCGGAACACGTGAAATTCCGTCGGAATCTGGGAGGACCATCTCCCAAGGCTAAATACTACCTAGTGACCGATAGTGAACCAGTACCGTGAGGGAAAGGTGAAAAGCACCCCGGAAGGGGAGTGAAATAGATCCTGAAACCGTGTGCCTACAAGTAGTTAGAGCCCGTTAATGGGTGATAGCGTGCCTTTTGTAGAATGAACCGGCGAGTTACGATTACATGCAAGGTTAAGTTGAGAAGACGGAGCCGCAGCGAAAGCGAGTCTGAATAGGGCGAATGAGTATGTGGTCGTAGACCCGAAACCAGGTGATCTACCCATGTCCAGGATGAAGGTAAGGTAACACTTACTGGAGGTCCGAACCCACGCACGTTGAAAAGTGCGGGGATGAGGTGTGGGTAGCGGAGAAATTCCAATCGAACCTGGAGATAGCTGGTTCTCTCCGAAATAGCTTTAGGGCTAGCCTCAAACGTTAAGAATCTTGGAGGTAGAGCACTGTTTGGACTAGGGGCCCATCCCGGGTTACCGAATTCAGACAAACTCCGAATGCCAATGATTTATGTTTGGGAGTCAGACTGCGAGTGATAAGATCCGTAGTCAAGAGGGAAACAGCCCAGACCACCAGCTAAGGTCCCAAAGTATTTGTTAAGTGGAAAAGGATGTGGCGTTGCTTAGACAACCAGGATGTTGGCTTAGAAGCAGCCATCATTTAAAGAGTGCGTAATAGCTCACTGGTCGAGTGACGCTGCGCCGAAAATGTATCGGGGCTAAACAAATCACCGAAGCTGTGGATTGATACCTTTGGTATCAGTGGTAGGAGAGCGTTCTAAGGGCGTTGAAGTCAGACCGGAAGGACTGGTGGAGCGCTTAGAAGTGAGAATGCCGGTATGAGTAGCGAAAGACGGGTGAGAATCCCGTCCACCGTATGACTAAGGTTTCCTGAGGAAGGCTCGTCCGCTCAGGGTTAGTCGGGACCTAAGTCGAGGCCGATAGGCGTAGACGATGGACAACAGGTTGATATTCCTGTACCACCAAACCACCGTTTGAGTAATGGGGGGACGCAGAAGGATAGGGTAAGCGTGCTGTTGGTTATGCACGTCCAAGCAGTAAGGTGTGAATGTAGGAAAATCCGCATTCTATAACATTGAGCTGTGATGGCGAGGACTTAGTCCGAAGTTCCTGATTTCACACTGCCAAGAAAAGCCTCTAGCGAGGTGATAGGTGCCCGTACCGCAAACCGACACAGGTAGTCGAGGAGAGAATCCTAAGGTGAGCGAGAGAACTCTCGTTAAGGAACTCGGCAAAATGACCCCGTAACTTCGGGAGAAGGGGTGCTCTTTTGGGTGAATAGCCTAGAAGAGCCGCAGTGAATAGGCCCAGGCGACTGTTTAGCAAAAACACAGGTCTCTGCAAAACCGTAAGGTGAAGTATAGGGGCTGACGCCTGCCCGGTGCTGGAAGGTTAAGAGGAGTGCTTAGCGCAAGCGAAGGTGCGAATTGAAGCCCCAGTAAACGGCGGCCGTAACTATAACGGTCCTAAGGTAGCGAAATTCCTTGTCGGGTAAGTTCCGACCCGCACGAAAGGCGTAACGATCTGGGCACTGTCTCAACGAGAGACTCGGTGAAATTATAGTACCTGTGAAGATGCAGGTTACCCGCGACAGGACGGAAAGACCCCGTGGAGCTTTACTATAGCTTGATATTGAATTTTGGTGCAACTTGTACAGGATAGGCAGGAGCCTTAGAGCCCGGAGCGCCAGCTTCGGAGGAGGCGTCGGTGGGATACTGCCCTGGTTGTATTGAAATTCTAACCCATACCCGTAACCCGGGTAGGAGACAGTGTCAGGCGGGTAGTTTGACTGGGGCGGTCGCCTCCTAAAGTGTAACGGAGGCGCCCAAAGGTTCCCTCAGAATGGTTGGAAATCATTCGAAGAGTGTAAAGGCAGAAGGGAGCTTGACTGCGAGACCTACAAGTCGAGCAGGGTCGAAAGACGGGCTTAGTGATCCGGTGGTTCCGCATGGAAGGGCCATCGCTCAACGGATAAAAGCTACCCCGGGGATAACAGGCTTATCTCCCCCAAGAGTCCACATCGACGGGGAGGTTTGGCACCTCGATGTCGGCTCATCGCATCCTGGGGCTGTAGTCGGTCCCAAGGGTTGGGCTGTTCGCCCATTAAAGCGGTACGCGAGCTGGGTTCAGAACGTCGTGAGACAGTTCGGTCCCTATCCGTCGTGGGCGTAGGAAATTTGAGAGGAGCTGTCCTTAGTACGAGAGGACCGGGATGGACACACCGCTGGTGTACCAGTTGTTCTGCCAAGAGCATCGCTGGGTAGCTATGTGTGGACGGGATAAGTGCTGAAAGCATCTAAGCACGAAGCCCCCCTCAAGATGAGATTTCCCATTACGCAAGTAAGTAAGATCCCTCAAAGACGATGAGGTAGATAGGTTCGGGGTGGAAGCGTGGCGACACGTGCAGCTGACGAATACTAATCGATCGAGGACTTAACCAAAATAGAATTTGAAGAATTCAATGTCTTTTATCCAGTTTTGAGTGAACAACTCAAAGTCTAGTGATGATGGCGAAGAGGTCACACCCGTTCCCATACCGAACACGGAAGTTAAGCTCTTCAGCGCCGATGGTAGTTGGGGGTTTCCCCCTGCAAGAGTAGGACGTCGCTGGGCACCAAGAAGTCGTTACCGAGTAATCGGTAGCGGCTTTTTTTGTGTTCGAAAAGAAAATCGAAGGCAACATTTATTTTATTTATAGAAAAGTGTGCGAGAAAGTGGAGGGGCAAAGAGTTCGAGGAAGCAAAGAAGAGAGGCTCGGAACGTATAACATACGTGAGAACCGAAAGACTGCGGCTGACGAAGAAATCTGCTTTCCTAGTCCGAATACAGGAATATAAGTGTTGAAGAAAGGAAATTTCGTCTGGATCAATCTCGAATCTAACTAATTTAATAAATAAAATTACTACTAAGCTTGAGTATATTAATCTTCGTTGTACATTAAATAATCATTGCTTTGAGATGGACCATATTTTTATAAAATATTAATTGGATAAAAAGACATGTAGATAAATATAGTGATTAAATAACCATAATAGTGAAAAGTAAAATACAAAATTTTCTAGCATGATCGTTTATTTAAAGGATTTTATAAATGAAAAGCAAACAGGAACTAAATCTGTTTATATGGGAATAAAGCACTAATTTCGTTGAAGTTAAAAAATAGTGAAATATCCTACTTAAAAAAAGTAGGTTTAAATGATTATTTTTTTAAAAAGCAAGAAAATTAAATTATATTAATAAGAAAATGATTATATTTGATTTACTAATCGTACCAACGATTCTAATATCTTCTTTATATTTCCAAAAGTATTGTATGCATCACTTATTACCTATAAAATAAATAGCATAAAATAGTAAGAAACTATTATTTCTGAAAAATACAAAAAATAACGACCTAATTCGACAAAATTTCTATTTCTATTCATATATAGTTTTGTTTACAACCAGAGATTCTTGATCCACACCATTGATTCTGTTTACCTAAATGACTGTTTAGGAAAGGGGGAGAAGGTGTTTTTTTGCGGTCTTTTTAGATTAATATAAAAGACCATTAGTTTCTCGTACAGTAATAAAATCTTAGTAAAATTCAAGGGAGGAATGGAATTTGAGAAGGAGAAACAGTTCAACTAAGGCACTTAGTATGACAGCATCTTTACTTTTAACATTTTCATTAATTGCTCCAAATGTAGTGAGTGCGGAAACCACTAGTAAGCTTCACCAATCTTTTAGAGATTCAAGTCCTAGCACGATTCTCGTAAAAGATAAGTTAAGTAGCCGTTTACTGGCAAACTTTAAAGAAGATGATAAAGTTACTTTCTTAATCAAATTTAAAGAAAAAGCAGATGTAAAAGAAGTGGCTACGGAAGCTCGAAAAGGTGCGGATGCTGCAAACTTATCTGCGCACAATGCGAAACTTCTTCAGCGCTCCTCAGTAGTAAGCGAATTGAAGATAACTTCTCTTGAGTCACAAGAAACAGTTAAACAATTCTTAGAACAAGAAGTAGCTAAGGGAAATGCAAAAGATATAGAGTCATATTATATTGTGAATGGGATGGCAGTAACAGCAACAAAAGAAGTTGCTGAGAAACTAGCAACATTCCCTGAAGTTGAAAAGATTTTACCGAATGAAACTCGTCAGTTATTTACAACAAAAACTGAGAATGCCGTTGCTCCTAAAGCAGAAATCGCAAACATAGAGTGGAGCATTGAACGTGTCAAAGCTCCTGACGTTTGGGCAATGGGTATTGACGGAGCAGGAACTGTTGTAGCTAGCATTGATACTGGGGTTCAATGGGATCACCCGGCTTTAAAAGAAAAGTACCGAGGCTACAATGCAGCAAATGGTCAAGTCTCTCATAACTTTAACTGGTTTGATGCAACAGCTGGACGAGCTACGCCGTATGACGATAATGACCACGGTACGCATGTAACGGGAACTATGGTTGGTAGTGAACCAAATGGAACGAATCAAATTGGTGTTGCTCCTGGAGCTAAATTTATCGCAGTAAAGGCATTTACAGCAAACGGGGGAACAGACGCAGATCTACTGGAAGCTGCACAATGGATTTTAGCACCGACTGATGCCAATGGAAATGCACGAGTTGACATGGCTCCAGACGTTGTCAATAACTCCTGGGGAGGCGGACCTGGTCTTGATGAATGGTACCGTGACGTTGTCATCAACTGGCGCGCAGCAGAAATTTTCCCTGAATTCTCTGCAGGAAACACAACGCTTTCAAATCCAGGTGGTGCTGGATCTGTAGCGGCACCAGCAAATTATCCTGAGTCATTTGCAACAGGTGCAACTGACATTAATAACAAAGTGGGAAGCTTCTCCCTTCGTGGACCTTCACCATACGCTGAAATTAAACCAGACATCTCAGCACCAGGCGTGAACATTCGTTCATCTATACCAGGTGGTGGTTATGAAGGTGGTTGGAACGGGACATCTATGGCAGGACCAGCTGTTTCGGGCGTTGCGGCACTCCTTCGACAAGTTGACGCAAACCTAACAGTGGATGAAATGGAAGAAATCCTACTCAACACAGCAAATCCATTAACAGATGCTCAATATACAACAGTTCCTAACCATGGATATGGCTATGGACTAGTAGATGCTTATGAGGCTGTATCTTCTATCATCACTGGACTTGGAACATTGAAAGGTCAAGTAACAAAACAAGGTGATGATAGTGAAGCCCCGGTATTCGAGCATACAGCACCTCGTGAAACATATGCAGGTATGGATTTAGATTTGTCAATTACAGTTAGTGATAACATCAGCGTTGCATCTGTTGTACTAAACTACAAGGATGCAAATGGTGCTTGGCAAGCAATCGAAGCTGGACGTAAATCTGGCGATTACAAATCTGGTGTGTTCGGAGTTGTGATTCCAGGTGATTTAATCTCAGGTAACGCATTCAAGTACAAATGGACAATCAATGACTTTGGTAACAATGAAGTAAGTAGTGAAGAATATGTCATTCAAGTAAAACCAGGTATTACGGTTGGATACTTTGAAAACTTCGAAGCACAGCCAATTGGTTGGTATTCCTTTGGAGATCAAAACAGTTGGGATTGGGGCGTACCAACATCTGGCCCAGGAAATGCTGCTTCTGGAGAAAAGGTATACGCTACAAACTTATCTGGGCTGTACGCAAACCGTATGAACGCAACACTTGTTGCACCTCCAATCGACCTGCCAGAAGGAAATTCTTTCTTGCAGTTCAAACAGTGGCATAACTTCGAGCAGTCTTCTTCAGGAAGAGCTTGGGATTACGGTCACGTATTCGTTTCTACAGATCAGCAAAACTGGACCCAATTACTAATGGTTCAAGGTCTATCCAATGGTTGGATTAGTGCAGAAGTTGATTTGTCTGCATATGCAGGTCAACGTATCTATATTGGATTCAATGCATTCTCTGATGGTAGCGTACAAAGAGACGGCTGGTATATTGATGATGTTGCTCTAACTGACATTTCGCAAACTGGCAAAGTTTCAAAAGGAAAAGGCAACAACAATGGTAACAACGGTAACAATAAAAACAGTGTAAACAATGGAAATAAAGGTAATAACGGAAATGGTAAAGATAAAGATGCATTAAAAGAAACAATCGATCCAAAATCAATTAAACCTGTTTTACCTGTAAAAGAAGCGCCACCAGTAGTAGAAACAATTAATAATCCAACACTTCTACCTTTAGGTGCTCAAGTTAGTGTACTAGAATCTGGACGTTCAGTTTATTCAAACCCAGCTGACGGTTCCTATTCATTAACACTCGGGGCAGGAACATTCACAGTGAAAGCAGAAGCTTACGGATTTACTTCGGAAGAACAAGCTGTCACAATCGAAGCAGATGGCACAACAACTGCCAATTTCACTTTGGACGAAGTAGCTCAAAATACTGTGAGTGGTACAATTACTGACCAATCAACGGGTGAAGGCATTGAAGGAGCAACGCTTCTACTTGTCGAAGATGCAAATATCTCACCTGTGACAACAGATGCAGCTGGTAACTACTCCATCACTGCATACGAAGGCGACTACACATTGAAAGTTATCGCTCGCGGCTACCATGGCCAAGAAGTAGCAGTGATAATCGGTGATGAAGCAACAACACAAAACATCACGCTCGAGCCATTCTACACAGTTCCTGGTGGAGAAATCGGTTATGACGATGGTACACCTGAAAACGCACGTGCTTTCAACGCTGCAGGAAATGCATGGGCAGTGAAAATGTCACTTCCAGAAGGAAAAGAAAGTGGTATTGTAACAGATGGCGTATTCCGCTTCTGGACAACTGAATGGCCAGTCCCTGGTGGAACTGCATTCGCAGTCGAAGTATGGGATGCAACGGGTGCGGACGGAACTCCTGGTAAAATGCTTGCGGGTCCTGTCAATGCAACAGCATTAC is part of the Psychrobacillus sp. FSL H8-0483 genome and encodes:
- a CDS encoding S8 family serine peptidase, which translates into the protein MRRRNSSTKALSMTASLLLTFSLIAPNVVSAETTSKLHQSFRDSSPSTILVKDKLSSRLLANFKEDDKVTFLIKFKEKADVKEVATEARKGADAANLSAHNAKLLQRSSVVSELKITSLESQETVKQFLEQEVAKGNAKDIESYYIVNGMAVTATKEVAEKLATFPEVEKILPNETRQLFTTKTENAVAPKAEIANIEWSIERVKAPDVWAMGIDGAGTVVASIDTGVQWDHPALKEKYRGYNAANGQVSHNFNWFDATAGRATPYDDNDHGTHVTGTMVGSEPNGTNQIGVAPGAKFIAVKAFTANGGTDADLLEAAQWILAPTDANGNARVDMAPDVVNNSWGGGPGLDEWYRDVVINWRAAEIFPEFSAGNTTLSNPGGAGSVAAPANYPESFATGATDINNKVGSFSLRGPSPYAEIKPDISAPGVNIRSSIPGGGYEGGWNGTSMAGPAVSGVAALLRQVDANLTVDEMEEILLNTANPLTDAQYTTVPNHGYGYGLVDAYEAVSSIITGLGTLKGQVTKQGDDSEAPVFEHTAPRETYAGMDLDLSITVSDNISVASVVLNYKDANGAWQAIEAGRKSGDYKSGVFGVVIPGDLISGNAFKYKWTINDFGNNEVSSEEYVIQVKPGITVGYFENFEAQPIGWYSFGDQNSWDWGVPTSGPGNAASGEKVYATNLSGLYANRMNATLVAPPIDLPEGNSFLQFKQWHNFEQSSSGRAWDYGHVFVSTDQQNWTQLLMVQGLSNGWISAEVDLSAYAGQRIYIGFNAFSDGSVQRDGWYIDDVALTDISQTGKVSKGKGNNNGNNGNNKNSVNNGNKGNNGNGKDKDALKETIDPKSIKPVLPVKEAPPVVETINNPTLLPLGAQVSVLESGRSVYSNPADGSYSLTLGAGTFTVKAEAYGFTSEEQAVTIEADGTTTANFTLDEVAQNTVSGTITDQSTGEGIEGATLLLVEDANISPVTTDAAGNYSITAYEGDYTLKVIARGYHGQEVAVIIGDEATTQNITLEPFYTVPGGEIGYDDGTPENARAFNAAGNAWAVKMSLPEGKESGIVTDGVFRFWTTEWPVPGGTAFAVEVWDATGADGTPGKMLAGPVNATALRNGQWTVVDLTDHNIVVNGDFFMVYRQTFANPNTPGLATDEDGTNAGRSYQGVSGAWSPSPTAEGNYMIRARVSYEVNAPVITSPAVNVTTSDTAITIEGTASPTTTLQLKQNGAEVASIVVGNDGKFTIPATLVEGSNEFTAVSKLNGKVTGESAPVTVILDTVKPNLTITSPKNGDKTNRETVTVEGTVTDANLDWVRVNGQDAPVVNGKYSKRIILDNGANEITVVARDKANNRISTKITVQADFDAPVIGNLKPEGDLYLTTGRSVKIEFDSEPGLKATFVIHMPLTNVGGQVQNATELPMMEQSTGHYVGYWTVPYGTVADGAQIEVKALDSFNNETRQLAAGKLYINVAAPSAQPSVEQPAEEPAKESEEAPVVTPIENPAE